A genomic region of bacterium contains the following coding sequences:
- a CDS encoding carboxypeptidase regulatory-like domain-containing protein, whose product MRKLTFLLFLFFVFTYVQMASAVTGNGQVTVTSNGNPLPGTTVTLISKETGTEITTTKTDSSGIANVTVDEGTYIVEAGEGENKTQTEISITGGQTTSVTVDLPPLQPPPPFTFPPMAAVTYGNEQTDDFPLTASEDRITDTINGVQMPTDVRPGDLNDLNNRFDFDFDWNQTSGTFAVGVGETDSFHPFVNVTVGRVDVSFRNRNLADPSRTNLFEGDGFVFGVGADAVVTNHHVFGGGGYHFTGYYNVDLERARALTAPGGTVTLDQIEVSYYAHQVRGFVGYSFGPVYPYGGVTFWFREMTIEGAQEADFSQTAGFPVVRRIEFTNEFDDNAAAALIGAIVRAGHFVAGVEATFGGDFTTVRLNAGVGF is encoded by the coding sequence ATGCGAAAGTTAACGTTTCTTTTGTTTCTGTTTTTTGTTTTCACGTATGTTCAAATGGCTTCCGCGGTGACAGGAAACGGCCAGGTTACTGTTACAAGTAACGGCAATCCGTTGCCGGGTACTACAGTCACTCTGATATCGAAAGAGACTGGCACAGAAATCACTACCACAAAAACAGACAGTTCCGGTATAGCGAACGTGACTGTCGATGAAGGTACTTATATTGTTGAAGCCGGTGAAGGAGAGAATAAAACACAAACCGAAATCAGCATCACAGGGGGGCAGACAACCTCCGTTACTGTGGACTTACCGCCGCTACAACCGCCTCCACCTTTTACATTTCCGCCCATGGCTGCGGTTACATATGGGAATGAACAAACCGATGATTTTCCTCTTACCGCAAGTGAGGACAGGATTACCGATACGATCAACGGTGTTCAAATGCCCACCGATGTTCGCCCGGGTGATCTGAATGATTTAAACAACCGGTTTGACTTTGATTTCGATTGGAATCAAACGTCCGGCACATTTGCCGTTGGAGTAGGAGAGACGGATTCATTTCACCCATTCGTGAATGTAACAGTGGGACGAGTCGATGTTTCCTTCCGTAATCGTAATCTTGCTGACCCCTCGCGCACGAATCTCTTTGAAGGGGATGGATTCGTGTTTGGTGTTGGTGCTGATGCAGTTGTAACGAACCATCATGTCTTCGGAGGAGGAGGCTATCATTTTACCGGTTACTATAACGTGGACTTGGAGAGAGCGCGTGCATTAACCGCGCCCGGCGGAACCGTAACTCTTGATCAAATCGAGGTCAGTTATTACGCGCATCAGGTTCGTGGCTTTGTTGGATATAGCTTTGGACCCGTTTATCCCTATGGCGGCGTGACCTTCTGGTTCCGCGAAATGACAATCGAGGGAGCCCAGGAAGCTGATTTTTCGCAAACGGCGGGATTTCCTGTTGTTCGCAGGATCGAATTTACAAATGAATTCGATGACAACGCTGCTGCAGCTCTGATAGGTGCCATAGTGCGCGCCGGTCATTTTGTAGCAGGCGTCGAGGCAACGTTCGGCGGGGATTTCACAACAGTTCGACTAAACGCTGGCGTTGGTTTTTAA
- a CDS encoding ECF-type sigma factor, translating into MSASEADQITEILEAINRGNRDALQQLFPLVYDSLRKMARIRMADEPAQTLQTTALVHEVYLRLLQDKQPEWESRRHFFAVAAEAMKRILVESARRRSSLKRGGNRRKFALTEDLVAVYFDAELYLMFDQALELLAAQDPQMSEVVKLHCFAGLTVDETARAMGLSPRNVDRTWAAAKAWLFHKLSHSKHEV; encoded by the coding sequence GTGAGCGCCTCAGAAGCAGATCAGATCACCGAGATTTTGGAAGCCATTAACCGGGGCAATCGAGATGCGCTGCAGCAATTATTCCCGCTCGTTTATGACAGTTTGCGCAAAATGGCCCGCATCAGAATGGCGGACGAACCCGCACAAACTCTCCAAACGACAGCCCTGGTGCATGAAGTTTATCTGCGTTTGCTGCAAGACAAGCAGCCTGAGTGGGAAAGCAGAAGACATTTTTTTGCTGTTGCGGCGGAGGCCATGAAGCGCATTCTTGTGGAGAGCGCGCGCAGACGCTCCAGTTTGAAGCGCGGAGGGAACAGGCGGAAGTTCGCTCTGACTGAAGATCTGGTGGCCGTATATTTCGATGCCGAGCTCTATTTGATGTTTGATCAAGCGCTCGAGCTCCTTGCAGCCCAAGATCCACAGATGTCCGAAGTTGTGAAGCTCCATTGCTTTGCCGGTTTGACCGTGGATGAAACTGCGCGGGCGATGGGACTCTCTCCCAGAAACGTTGACCGCACATGGGCCGCCGCAAAAGCCTGGCTGTTTCACAAACTGAGTCATTCTAAGCATGAGGTTTAA